A stretch of DNA from Anaerobacillus isosaccharinicus:
GTTTAGGAACCAAACTTATTTATCATGATGTCTAGCTGCACCGCCTAGCCCCTCGAGGTCAAATAACCTGTCAGGAAAAAAGTGTAAAGACCACACTTTTGTTCCTGCCAGAACATTTGCTTGTCGCTGCTCCTGCGATTACTCGTCGCAAAGCCCGAGAAGTATCCTCGATGATGTTGCTTGGCTTCCAGGCGCTTCCGCTTTTCTATGCCATTTGCTTCGCTTTTTCAACAACTTCTTCAATACGTCCAACAAGACGGAATGCGTCTTCTGGAAGGGTATCGTACTTACCTTCAAGGATTTCTTTGAATCCATTGATTGTTTCTTTAACTGGTACGTATGAACCTGGTTGTCCAGTGAATTGCTCAGCAACGTGGAAGTTTTGTGATAAGAAGAACTGAATACGACGAGCGCGATGTACAATCTGCTTGTCTTCTTCAGATAACTCGTCCATACCTAAGATGGCGATGATATCTTGTAATTCTTTATACTTTTGAAGTGTTTGCTGAACACGAAGTGCTACATCATAATGCTCTTTACCAACGATTTCAGGAGCAAGTGCTCTTGAAGTTGAAGCTAGTGGATCTACTGCTGGGTAGATACCCATCTCAGAAAGCTTACGCTCAAGGTTAGTTGTTGCATCTAAGTGAGCGAATGCTGTAGCTGGAGCTGGATCCGTATAGTCATCGGCTGGTACATAGATCGCTTGGATCGACGTTACTGAACCTTTTTTAGTTGACGTGATACGTTCTTGAAGCTGACCCATTTCAGTTGCTAATGTTGGTTGGTAACCTACCGCTGAAGGCATACGACCAAGAAGAGCTGATACTTCAGAACCTGCTTGTGTAAAGCGGAAAATGTTATCGATGAATAAAAGTACGTCTGCACCTTGATCATCACGGAAATATTCTGCCATTGTAAGACCCGTTAAGGCAACACGCATACGTGCTCCAGGCGGCTCATTCATCTGACCGAATACCATGGCTGTTTTTTTGATAACTCCAGAATCACTCATCTCGTGGAAAAGGTCATTTCCTTCACGAGTACGCTCACCTACACCAGCGAATACCGAGATACCACCGTGCTCTTGAGCGATGTTATTGATTAATTCTTGGATTAAAACGGTTTTACCTACACCGGCACCACCGAATAGACCGATCTTACCACCTTTAATATAAGGAGCAAGTAAGTCTACTACTTTAATTCCTGTTTCAAGGATTTCAGTAGTTGTAGAAAGCTCATCGTACTTAGGTGCTGCTCTGTGAATAGGGTCTCTTCTAGTGTCAGCCGCAAGCGGCGCGTCTAAGTCGATGTTTTCCCCTAATACGTTGAATACACGTCCTAATGTTACTTCACCTACTGGTACAGAGATTGGAGCGCCAGTATTTAATACTTCTAATCCACGGACAACACCGTCTGTAGAAGCCATTGCAACTGTACGAACCGAATCGTCACCTAAGTGAAGTGCAACTTCTAATGTTAACTCAATATCAACTTCACCAGCACTTTGTGCTTTATGAGAGATCTTTAAAGCGTTATAAATCTCAGGTAGTTCACCGCGGTTGAACTTTACGTCAACAACAGGTCCCATAACTTGAGTTACGCGTCCTTTGTTCATAATTTTTCCTCCTAACTTCCATTCAAGCAGAGATAAGGTTATTCAAGGGCCGCCGCTCCACCAACAATTTCTGTAATCTCTTGTGTGATTGCAGCTTGCCTTGCACGATTATATTTGAGTGTAAGGTCATCAATAAGTGCACCAGCATTGTCTGTTGCAGAGCTCATCGCAGTCATCCTTGCACCGAATTCACTTGCTTTTGCATCAAGAAGAGCACCAAATACTAAGCTTTCCGCATAATGTGGTAAAAGCTGTTCTAGGATTACATCTTCATTTGGTTCATAAATATATTCTAGAGTTACTGCTTCTGTTGTAAGTTCAGTTAACGGTAACAGCTTTGTTTCTGTTACATCTTGTTTAATTGGGCTGACAAAGTGATTGTAGAAAACA
This window harbors:
- the atpD gene encoding F0F1 ATP synthase subunit beta, with the translated sequence MNKGRVTQVMGPVVDVKFNRGELPEIYNALKISHKAQSAGEVDIELTLEVALHLGDDSVRTVAMASTDGVVRGLEVLNTGAPISVPVGEVTLGRVFNVLGENIDLDAPLAADTRRDPIHRAAPKYDELSTTTEILETGIKVVDLLAPYIKGGKIGLFGGAGVGKTVLIQELINNIAQEHGGISVFAGVGERTREGNDLFHEMSDSGVIKKTAMVFGQMNEPPGARMRVALTGLTMAEYFRDDQGADVLLFIDNIFRFTQAGSEVSALLGRMPSAVGYQPTLATEMGQLQERITSTKKGSVTSIQAIYVPADDYTDPAPATAFAHLDATTNLERKLSEMGIYPAVDPLASTSRALAPEIVGKEHYDVALRVQQTLQKYKELQDIIAILGMDELSEEDKQIVHRARRIQFFLSQNFHVAEQFTGQPGSYVPVKETINGFKEILEGKYDTLPEDAFRLVGRIEEVVEKAKQMA